Proteins found in one Carassius auratus strain Wakin chromosome 42, ASM336829v1, whole genome shotgun sequence genomic segment:
- the prox2 gene encoding prospero homeobox protein 2 → MNLSPPEHSMHKPSDGCMEDSKAEHLLPCYHRSTFDGPLASYHSGSIISHLLRKTIHNKLSSLDNNLLYLPSANTSGLDPESNNEDFAQDDQSCMSFKDEDLSVNEHLQAKRARVENIIRGMAASPNSRSHGGAEGESEAVRCRRDLLKENKRKQRLPQHQEPSQSNTKTSKDQECHRLKEQLQSMQRLLHQLQEKISHVHDQSYSENVEREDARSEHDVQHSLKMDGGATHHKEQVKVETGGFSSDRAVKNLQETLKSELTRTVSESVDMVFKKLSMTLLNQSPRAQPCHSPEYSETEKQIPDDSPSELSDSDESIKASSVEHFESNSPEHQTEALSLVVRKPSLSQAVKRPYPLHQMPFQFGYSAPLHDSQILEHLLKYGPHSSFSALPCLPASLERSSPDSMERAWDSVGMRSKLSSGHHQTGLVSVDALCLPRVKMECGDLQSLAERSSFMTLNIQEGLSPNHLKKAKLMFFYTRYPSSNLLKNFFPDVKFNRCITSQLIKWFSNFREFYYIQMEKFARQAIVDGVNDVKDILVTRESELFRALNMHYNKANDFQVPDRFLEVAEITLQEFYSAIALSKDSDPSWKKAIYKVICKLDSDVPEDFKSPSYL, encoded by the exons ATGAACCTGAGCCCGCCTGAACACAGCATGCACAAGCCGAGCGACGGCTGCATGGAGGACAGTAAAGCTGAGCACCTGCTCCCCTGCTACCACAGAAGCACATTCGACGGGCCTCTGGCTTCCTACCACAGCGGCTCCATCATATCTCACCTCCTGCGTAAAACCATTCATAATAAACTGAGCTCCCTGGACAACAACCTCCTTTACCTGCCCTCCGCAAACACCAGCGGGCTCGATCCCGAGTCCAACAACGAAGACTTTGCTCAAGACGATCAAAGCTGCATGTCCTTCAAAGACGAGGATCTGTCTGTAAACGAGCACCTCCAAGCCAAACGCGCCCGGGTGGAGAACATCATACGAGGCATGGCTGCTTCACCCAACAGCAGGTCTCACGGAGGAGCGGAGGGCGAGAGCGAAGCCGTCCGCTGCAGAAGAGACCTCCTGAAGGAGAACAAACGCAAGCAGAGGCTCCCGCAGCACCAGGAGCCCAGCCAGTCCAACACCAAGACCAGCAAAGACCAGGAGTGCCACAGACTCAAGGAGCAGCTCCAGAGCATGCAGCGGCTCCTGCATCAGCTCCAGGAGAAGATCTCGCACGTGCACGACCAGAGTTACTCGGAGAACGTGGAACGGGAAGATGCGAGGTCAGAGCACGACGTCCAGCACAGTTTGAAGATGGACGGTGGCGCGACGCACCACAAAGAACAAGTTAAAGTGGAAACGGGGGGTTTCAGCTCCGACAGGGCGGTGAAGAACCTGCAGGAGACTCTTAAAAGCGAGCTGACCAGGACTGTGAGTGAAAGTGTTGATATGGTCTTCAAGAAGCTCTCCATGACTCTACTAAACCAGTCGCCCCGTGCACAGCCGTGCCACAGTCCGGAGTACTCTGAGACCGAGAAGCAGATCCCAGATGATTCCCCTTCAGAGCTGTCGGACTCTGATGAAAGCATTAAAGCCAGTTCTGTGGAGCACTTTGAGAGCAACAGCCCGGAGCACCAGACCGAAGCCTTGTCTCTAGTGGTCCGGAAGCCTTCCCTGAGCCAGGCTGTGAAGAGACCCTACCCGCTGCACCAGATGCCCTTCCAGTTCGGCTACAGCGCTCCTCTGCACGACAGCCAGATCCTGGAGCACCTGCTGAAGTACGGCCCTCACTCCTCCTTCTCCGCACTGCCGTGTCTGCCGGCGTCTCTGGAGAGGTCCTCGCCGGACTCCATGGAGCGTGCGTGGGACAGCGTCGGCATGAGATCCAAGCTGAGCTCGGGGCATCACCAGACGGGACTGGTGTCGGTGGACGCGCTCTGCCTGCCGCGGGTCAAGATGGAGTGTGGAGACCTGCAGAGCTTGGCTGAGAGGAGCTCCTTCATGACCCTCAAT ATCCAGGAAGGTCTGAGCCCAAACCACCTGAAGAAAGCCAAGCTGATGTTCTTCTACACACGCTACCCCAGCTCCAATCTGCTCAAGAACTTCTTCCCTGATGTCAAG TTCAATCGCTGCATCACGTCTCAGCTGATCAAGTGGTTCAGTAACTTCAGAGAGTTCTACTACATCCAGATGGAGAAGTTCGCTCGCCAGGCCATCGTAGACGGCGTGAATGATGTCAAAGACATACTCGTCACCAGAGAGTCAGAGCTCTTCCGTGCCCTCAACATGCACTACAACAAAGCCAACGACTTCCAG GTTCCAGACAGATTCCTGGAGGTTGCTGAAATCACTCTTCAGGAGTTCTACAGTGCCATTGCCCTCTCCAAAGACTCGGACCCCTCTTGGAAAAAAGCCATCTACAAGGTCATCTGTAAACTAGACAGCGATGTTCCTGAGGATTTCAAATCACCTTCCTACCTGTAA